GAGAGCACTTGGAACGAAGTGGCAGCCGATCTTGCGAAGGAAGACGCTTACTTCGCAGAAGTTTGGGCTGATCTTTCAGAGTACCGTGCAAACTACAAAGTCTGGAACGACAACATCTACCTGCCACGCCCTCGCAACTGAGGCTGGCCTGTAGAGGCGAGACGTTAAGGGTGGCCAAATTGGCCACCCTTTTTCCTAAGACTTTAGAGTTCCGGACAGGACGGGGGGATCTTAACCATGTCAGGTGAATCTGTAGAATTTACGGGGGGGCTGGATGACGTATCTATCGCCATCACCGATCCCGGTGACGTTGATCGTGAGCATCACGGCTGGGCTGACCGGTTGGTCATCAATGTAGGGAACGTCGTGTCGTGGCTGTTCCCGCTCCTGATGGTTGGCATCGTCGCTCAGGTCGTTATGCGCCAGAACGGTTTCAACCAAGCGTGGTTGGATGATGCGCAGTGGTGGATGTATGGTTTCGCCATGCTCACAGGCTTTGCCTATGCGATCACCACCCAAAGCCATGTGCGTGTCGATATCCTGCATCAGAACTACAGCCCCGAGAAAAGAGCCCGCATTGAGGTCTTTGCAATTGGGTGGCTCCTGATGCCGTTCTTGCTGATCATGACTGACATACTCTCGCACTACGCGTGGTCCTCCATCGAGGCCTTGGAAGGGTCGGACAGCCCGAATGGCCTGCACCGCTTGTACCTCTTGAAGGCTTCTCTGCCGCTGATGTTCGTGGTCGCGCTGATTGCGGCATGGGGTGTGTTCAAACGAAACATTCGTGTCTTCAGTGACTTATCGCTGCACAAGGTAGTCCTTTGGACCCTGCCTGCGACGCTGTTCTTTCTTACACGGGTGATCCACTACGGCTTCTTCTGGTTCTATGCGATGACGACAGACATGAAGTCGCGCCAGATCACCAAAGAGGATGTTTTCTCGCAGGTCGGTATTTATGCCTTTGCCATCGTTGTGCTGCTGATCGTGATCGGCTTCGTGCTATCGCGCCGCAATTCCAAGGAAGCGTGAAACCATGCAAATCCTATCGCTTTTCAACTTTCTGACGCTGAACGAGTGGTCTGTATTGGCCATGTTCGGCATCTTTATCGTGATGCTGTTCCGCGGCATTCCTGTGGCTTACGCCCTTGTAGGGGTTTCACTGGTATTTATTGTTCTGGGCGAGTTTGTGCTCGACCCGAACCGCAAGTACATCAACGAGTTCATCGAGTTTGACCGCACAGGTATTTCCTACACCAAACTCTTTGCCAACGGCGGTCGCTTCTTCGGCGGTATCATCAAGAACCCGGTTCTTGTGGCGCTGCCGATGTTCATCTTCATGGGGCTAATGCTGGATCAATCCGGCGTGGCACAGCGCATGATGAAGGCGATGCAGGTGCTGTTTGGCGCGCTCAAAGGCGGGCTCGCGCTGTCGGTCATGCTGATCGGTATCATCCTTGCGGCATCCACTGGCGTCATCGGGGCCTCCGTGGTGCTGCTGGGCGTAATGGGCATTCCGACAATGATGGCGCAGAATTACTCCAAGCCCATCGCGACGGGGACAATCGCTGCGTCTGGTACCTTGGGTATTCTGATTCCCCCATCGATCATGCTGGTGATCATGTCGGACCAGTTGGCCATTTCGCTTGGCGACTTGTTTATGGGCGCACTGTTCCCCGGCCTCTTGCTCGGCGTGCTCTACATAGTTTTCTTGGTGGTCTATGGCTTGGTCAATCCTAAGGCGATGCCTGTGCCGGAAAACCGCCCTCCTGTGGATATGAAGGTGATCAAGGAAACAGCCTTGTCAGTGATGCCGCCAATGGCGCTGATCCTGCTGGTGCTTGGCTCGATCTTTTTCGGCTTTGCAACTCCGACGGAAGCCTCTGGTCTTGGGGCCATGGGGGCGACCATTCTGGCGCTGCTAAATCGCAAGTTAAACATGACCGTCTTCAAGGATGTGATGCGCCAAACGCTGAACACCTCGGGCTACATTGTCGGTATCTTCATTGCCGCCAATTTCTTTGCTTTCATCTTGCGCCGTTTCGGTGGCGACCAAATCATCGAGCATATGGTGCTGTCCTCATTCGACGACAAATATCTGGTCGTGATTTTCATCTTGTTCATCATCTTCCTGTTGGGCTTCTTGTTGGACTGGATTGAGATCACGCTGATCATCATGCCGCTTATGCTGCCTGTTGTTCTGGCGTTGGACATACCGGTGGAAGGCTTTGGGGTCGTCGACAACCCGTCAATCGTCTGGTTCGCCATTCTGGTGGCGGTGACATTGCAGACGTCTTTCCTGACGCCTCCCGTAGGCTTCGCTCTGTTCTACCTCAAGGGGGTTTGCCCGCCGGAGATTACGCTGGGCCATATCTACAAGGGTGTTATCCCGTTCGTGTTGCTGCAGCTAGCGGGTCTGGGGATCGTGTTCGCCTTCCCCAGTATCGTGACATGGCTACCAGCCATCGCTTACGGAAACTAAACGAAATGGCCGCCCCTCGGGGCGGCTTTTTCATAGGGTGCGCAGCAATAGCCCGCTCGCGATGAAAACGATAAGCAGACCTGCAACCAGTTCGATCGCTGGGACAATCCGCGCGGCCAGTTTGGACGACGCAAAAGACCCAAGCAGCCCCGCCCGCATCGTGACCGCAGCAACTCCGACGCCGATGGTGACCACTGCCGTTCCAAGCGCCATGGCAAACGCGCCCGCAATACCTGCGGCGGCAATGCCCATCTGCCATGTGATAACCAACACGAACAGTGCGCCGGTGCAGGGACGAACCGCGATGCCTGCGATCAGGATCAAGGCATCGCGCAAAGATGTGGCGCTTTCCACTTCCGCAAGGCTTGGCCCGTGCTTGTGGCCGCACTCCGAGCAAGTGTCGTCCTCAGGATGGTGGTGATCTGCGTGATCGTGACTATGGCTATGGCTATGGATCTTGCGCTGACCAAAGAATTTCTTCAAGGCGCGGAGCGTCAACCAAAGTCCGATCAGGCCAATCGCCGCATAGCTGAACGGCGCCATATAGTCTTCTGCCGCACCGACCATCTGCCCGCGGCTCAGGTTGAACAGCAACACGCCCGCATAGACGAGCGCGATTGCGGTGACCGCCTGCCCAAGGCTCGAAATCAACGAGATAAGAGACAGTCGAAACCACGGCACCTGACGCCCCAGCCCATAGCCGCCGATCAGCACCTTGCCATGCCCGGGGCCGACCGCATGGAAAAACCCATAAGCAAAGCAAAGAGTGATCAGCAACGCCAGCGCACCCGGCTCGCCGCCGCGCAACGCGCGCAATGTGCGGGCGATCTGGTTCTGGAAGTCGCGTTGCTCGGACGCCGCCCAAGCGGCAATGCTGTCAAAGCCGCCGCTGCTCCAAAGCCAGATCAGCGCCGCGATGGCGATGCCAACGGGAACAATTACAATGCGGGGCATGTGACGCGAATATCGGTGGCAAAGTCGCCGCCGATCAGCGGGATGTCATTTTCCTCAAGGTCGGCATTCGCGTCCAGCGTCAGAAGCTGCGCCTGCATTTGCGCCAATTGGCCGTCAATGTCCGGCTCGATGCGCAGGACTTTGCAATCGTCACGTCCGCTCAGTGTGACTGGCAGTGTGACGTCGTAGGCCGTATAATAGGTCGGGTCGAACGCCTTAAGTGACAGGGTTTCGTCCTCAATCAGTGGCGTTCCGGTGATTTCGCGCAGATGCGTGGAAATGAGGCGCCCGTCGATCATGTCAGCCGTCGGCTCCATGGGGCCCGACAAGGTCAACACTTGCCCGTCTAGCAAGACCTCCAGATCGCCCGCATAGCCTTCAACCCATTCGGCATCAAACCCCGCCATCTGGTCACGCTCTAGATCGGTCAGCGCCCCGTCATGATCGGTGTCGAGCTTGTAGTCTTCCGACAGCAGCAGCGAATAAAGATCGTCGTATTTCCACGTCACACGCACATGCGTCAGTCGGCCGGTGTCGTCAAAAATGACCTCAATTCCGGTGTCGATAAAGATGTGGGGGTGGGCAAATGTGGGCGTGGTGCCCAAGGACAGAAACGCTGCGGTGAATGCGGCAAAGCCTTTTCGCATAGGTAACATGCGGTTTGGTGTCCTTAACCTAGATGGGGTTAGGTGCGGCGAAGACGGATGACGACGTCGACCTTGGCAATTTCCGTGCCCTCAGGCGCGTCTGGCAGGGCGGCGATCTCCAGCTGTTCTTTGGGTGCGTCTGTCAGATGCCCCTCGTCTTCCCAGAAGAAGTGCGGGTGGTCGTCTACGCGGGTATCAAAATAGCTTTTGGTGCCATCGACCATGATTTCGCGGATAAGGCCAGCCTCCGAGAAGGCCTTGAGCGTGTTATAGACCGTAGCCAGCGACACGCCGTCGGTGCGGTCGGTTGCGGCGGCATGAAGGCTTTCGGCGGTGATGTGGCGATGCTGGCCATCACCGACCAGCAGCTCGGCCAGGGCCACGCGCTGACGTGTCGGGCGCAATCCGGCACCCGCCAACCAATCTGTTCCACGCTTTGTCGTCTCTGACATCATGAGCCAAAATCCCTTTGCTTGCTTTACATATAGGGCGTCTACCCCCCATGTTTCAAATGAAAATCAGTCGCCGACGGCCATATGGCGGCCCTTGCACGCCGCGAAGTGCCAATGCTAGATGGACTGTAAGGAAACAACACGAGACATGGGGGCAGGGTAGAATGAGCGATTACCCAACGAGCTTTGACAGGGACGCACTTCTGAAATGCGCACGCGGCGAACTGTTTGGCCCCGGCAACGCGCAGCTTCCCGAGCCGCCGATGCTGATGATGGACCGTATTACCGACATCTCCGGCGATGGTGGCGCGCATGGCAAAGGCCATGTGATTGCAGAATTCGATATCAAACCCGATCTGTGGTTTTTCGACTGCCACTTCCCCGGCAACCCGATCATGCCAGGGTGCCTCGGCCTCGACGGATTGTGGCAATTGACCGGTTTCAACCTTGGCTGGCGCGGCTGGCAGGGGCGCGGCTACGCATTGGGCGTCGGCGAAGTGAAGCTAACCGGCATGGTGCGCCCGGACCGCAAGATGCTGACCTATAAGATTGACTTCACCAAAGCGATCCAAACCCGCCGCCTGACCATGGGCGTGGCTGATGGTATAGTGGAGGCCGATGGCGAGGTTATCTACCAAGTTAAAGACATGAAAGTCGCTCTCTCCGAGAGCTAAAGTCCAAAGAGGAGCACGCCCATGCGTCGCGTCGTCGTTACAGGTCTGGGGATTGTCTCCCCCATTGGCAACTCAGCCGAAGAAGTCACCACCGCTCTGAAATCCGGCACCTCCGGCATCGTTGCCTCGGAGGAAATGGCCGAGCACGGGTTCCGTAGCCAGATCGCGGGGACGCTGAAGATTGATGTGGCCGAGCATGTCGACAAACGCCGCCTCCGCTTCATGGGGCCGGGTGCCGCCTATGCCCATATCGCAATGGAACAAGCGATCGCCGATGCAGGGCTGGAAGAAAGCGACGTCATTAACCCGCGCACCGGCCTGATTGCAGGCTCCGGCGGGCCGTCCACCTCTGCCATGTTTGCGGCACACCAGTCAGTTCTGAAAACCGGTGCAACCAAGCGGATCGGTCCATTTGCGGTTCCGAAATGCATGGGCTCAACCATTTCCGCTAACTTGGCGACCGCATACCAGATCAAGGGCATCAACTACTCGATTACCTCTGCCTGCTCGACCTCACTGCACTGCATCGGGGCCGCAAGCGAGCAGATCATGATGGGCAAGCAAGACGTCATGTTCGCAGGCGGCGGCGAGGAATTAGACTGGACTCTGTCCTGCCTGTTCGACGCGATGGGCGCGATGTCGTCCAAATATAACGACACGCCCACCCGCGCCTCCCGCGCCTTTGATGCGGACCGCGACGGCTTCGTGATCGCAGGCGGTGGCGGTATCGTTGTGCTGGAAGACCTAGAGCACGCCAAAGCGCGCGGTGCGAAAATCTATGCCGAAGTGACCGGTTTCGGTGCTACCTCAGATGGGGCAGACATGGTCGCGCCCTCGGGTGAAGGCGGCGAGCGCGCGATGCGTTTGGCAATGGGCTCCATCCCAGACGGCCGCAAGGTCAGCTATATCAACGCACACGGTACATCGACGCCAGTAGGTGACGTGGGCGAGGTCGAGGCCGTGCGTCGCGTCTTCGGCGAAGGCACGACGCCACCCATCAGTTCTACCAAGTCGATGACCGGCCACTCCCAAGGCGCCACTGGCGCACAGGAAGCCGTTTATTGTCTGCTGATGCTGAAGAACGACTTCATCGCGCCTTCGATCAATGTAGAGACGCTTGATCCGGCATTAAAGCCCGCCGAAATCGCCACTTCACTCGTGGAGAATGCCGGGCTGGACACTGTTATGACCAACTCCTTCGGGTTTGGCGGGACCAACGGGTCCATGTTGCTTTCAAAATTCGAGGGATAAGAAATGGCTGGATTGATGGACGGCAAGCGCGGCCTGATCATGGGGGTCGCCAATGAGCGGTCGATCGCGTGGGGGATCGCCAAGGCAATGGCCGAGCAGGGCGCAGAGCTGGCGTTTTCCTATCAGGGCGAAGCGTTCGGCAAACGCGTAGAGCCGCTCGCCGCTTCTCTTGGCTCCGACATTCTTGTGGATGTCGATGTGACCGACGACGACTCGCTGGATGCCTGCTTCAAAACGCTTGAAGACAAGTGGGGCAGCTTGGATTTCGTGGTGCACGCCATCGCATTCTCGGACAAGAACGAGCTGACGGGGCGCTTCATCAACACGTCGCGCGAGAACTTCAAAAACTCCATGGTCATCAGCTGTTACTCGCTGATCGACGTCGCCCGCCGCGCGGCTCCTTTGATGAAGGACGGTGGCACATTGTTGACATTGACCTATCAAGGGTCCAACCGCGTGACGCCGTTCTACAACGTCATGGGCGTTGCCAAAGCGGCGCTGGAATCCACCGTTCGTTATTTGGCCAACGATCTTGGCCCCGACGGCATCCGTGTCAACGCCATCTCCCCCGGTCCGATGAAGACCCTTGCCGGTGCGGCCATTGGTGGCGCGCGCAAGACCTTCCGCCAGACCGAAGCGAATGCACCTATGCGCGCAAACGCGACGCTGGAGGCCGTGGGCGGCACTGCGGTGTATCTGGCGAGCGATCAGGGCAACTGCACCACAGGCGAGATCATCCGCGTCGATGGCGGCTATCACGTGCTGGGAATGCCGCAGCCAGAAAACCTCTAAGCCCTTCCGGCGTTCAATTCCGCAGATTTTTGCCCCATCGGGTCAAGATGACGCCCATTCGCAGTCCTTCTTTGGCCACTTTATTCGGGTTTTGTACTCGCAGTTTGTTAAAGAAAGATCCGAATGCTGGTGCTATTTGCAACGCTCGTTTTGTGCTTGATGATGCTCTGCACGCTGCGGGGTGGGCTGGTGTCCAACCGCGGGCTCACCATCGTTGGCATGGATATCCAAGGCCTCGGTATGGGCGTGCTCGCCTTCGTGGCAGCCGCTTGGTATTTTGGCCCGCTCTACGGGGTCGCGATTGTTCTGTCGGTGATGATCCACGAGTTTGGCCATGTTGCCGCCTACCGGATCGCCGGCCATGACGATGCGCGGTTTCGCCTGATCCCGTTGATGGGCGGCGTAGCGATTTCGGATCGCGCGCCCGAAACGCAGGCGCACGATTTCTTCATCACGCTGATGGGCCCCGGCATCTGCCTCGCCCCTATGGCATTGGCCTATTCAATATCAGACATGGTCGCGCCGTTCTCTGCTGATGCAGCGGAGTTCCTTTGGGTCTTCGCAATCGTGACGGGTGCCTTGAACTTCTTCAACTTGCTGCCCTTCTGGCCTTTGGATGGCGGACGTTGCATGCGCATTTTGACCGACACTTTCGTGCCCGGTGCGACAAATTTCGTGACCATCGCGATGAGCGCGGCTTTGGCCGCTGCCGCAGTGGCAATGCAATCCATGGTTCTGTTCTTCTTCGCGATCCTCGGAGCACAGTCGCTGTTTACGTGGTCGGCCGCATGGACGCAGACCAAACGGCTGACTAAGGCACAAGGCCTGATCGCCTTGGGGGCTTATCTGTTTACGGTGGGTGCCCATTTCTGGGGTGGTTTCACAATGTTGGCCCGCTACCTTTAGGCGTTTTCCTCTGTCTTGGGCTGTGCCAAGCTGCCCTCAACGACGGAGGAGTTTCCATGCCAATTACCACCTGTGTTTTTGATGCCTATGGCACGCTGTTTGACGTGTCCGCCGCAGCCCGCCTCGCGGCTGAGGAGCCGGGTCGCGACAAGCTGGCTGCGTGCTGGCAGAAGGTCGCAAATGACTGGCGTCTCAAGCAGTTGCAATACACATGGTTGCGTGCGGTGACCGGTGACCATGCTGATTTCTGGGACGTGACCCAGAACGGGCTGGATTGGGCGATGGAAGCAAACGGTCTCGAAGATCCAGAACTGCGGGAACGTCTTTTGGCCCTCTACTGGGAGCTGCGCGCCTACAAGGAAGTCCCCTTCATGTTGGCACATCTGAAAGCGGCAGGGATGAACACGGCCATTCTGTCCAACGGCTCCCCCAATATGCTGGACGGTGCCGTCTCTTCCGCTGGAATTGGCGAGAACCTTGATGATGTTCTGTCTGTTGAGGATGTCGGGGTCTTCAAACCACATGCGTCGGTCTATGATTTGGTGGGCAAGCGCTTCGACTGCTCAAAAGACGAGGTGCTGTTCGTGTCATCAAACGGTTGGGATGCCGGATGCGCGACGGGCTATGGCTTCACCACTGCTTGGGTGAACCGCGCCGGAGAGCCGATGGATCGCCTGCCGTGGAAACCTGCTCATGTCCTAAGTGACCTCACCACGATCCCAGAATTGGCAGCGTCACTATGAGCAAGTTTACCGCCGCGGACGGCATTTCGCTGCATTACTCTGACGAAGGCGAAGGGCTACCCGTCCTGTGCCTCGCGGGTCTCACTCGCAACGGGTCGGACTTTGACTACGTCGCGCCGCATCTGAAAGGTGTCCGCCTCATCCGCATGGACTATCGCGGGCGCGGGCAGTCCGATTGGGCCGACCCGTCGACCTACACCTTGCCGCAAGAGGGTCAGGACGCACTGGCATTGCTGGACCATCTGGGCATCGAGAAAGCCGCCATTCTGGGAACCTCGCGCGGAGGGATCATCGCGATGGGGCTTGCCGCCGCGGTCAAAGACCGCCTGCTTGGGGTATGCATGAACGACATCGGCCCCGAGATCGCAGAGCCTGGGTTGGAAGCGATCAAAGGCTATCTGGGTCGACGGCCCAACTTTAAAACCTATGACGAGGCGACATCCCAACGCGCCAAGCTTATGGCGGGGTTCGAGGGAGTGCCTGAAACCCGCTGGCGCGAAGAGGCGCAGAAACACTACATCGAGAAACCGGACGGCTTGGATATCAACTATGACCCAAAGCTGCGGGATGGTGTGCTGTCAGGCCCTCAGAACCTGAACCCCGACCTATGGCCGTTCTTTGATGCTTTAGCAGGTTTACCGCTGGCACTTATACGTGGGGCAAACTCGGACCTGCTGACGCCAGAGACCACAGCCGAAATGGTGCGCCGTAGGCCCGACATGCTGGTGGCAGAGGTGCCGGGACGCGGCCATGTGCCATTCCTTGATGAACCCGAATCCCTATTGGTGATCAAAGCTTGGCTACAGGAAATGCAATGAACATTGAGATGATCGAAGCCGCTGCCCAGCGGATCAAAGGCCACGCAAGGCGCACCCCGTTGCTATCATCGCCCTTCGTGGACGAAATCGCGGGGCGGCGGGTTTTTGTCAAACCCGAAGCCTTGCAGCATACAGGGTCGTTCAAGTTTCGCGGTGCTTGGTCGGCGGTTTCGTCGCTCACTGACAATGCCCTAAAAGCTGGCGTGATCGCATTCTCGTCCGGCAACCACGCACAGGGCGTAGCACTGGCAGCGCGAGAACACGGCACCAGCGCAGTCATCGTTATGCCTGCCGATGCGCCGGCGATGAAGATAGACAATACGCGCGCCTTGGGTGCGGAGGTCGTGCTTTATGATCGCGCCACTGAAGATCGCGACGAAATCGGGCAGCGGCTCGCAACCGAACGCGGCCTGACCTTAATCAAACCATTTGACGAGCCTTTGGTGATTGCGGGCCAAGGAACCGTCGGGTTGGAAATCGCCGAGCAAGCCGCGGAGCTTGGCGCACATGCCCGCGAAGTTCTGGTGTGCTGTGGTGGCGGCGGGCTGACCTCCGGCATCGCTCTGGCGCTGGAAGCCAGGGCCCCTGATCTTCGTGTGCGCCCCGTGGAGCCAGCGAATTTCGACGACGTGACCCGCTCGCTCGCAGCAGGGGAGATCAAACGCAACGCCAGCTTATCCGGTTCCATCTGCGACGCGATCATCACGGCTCAGCCCGGCGACGTCACTTTCCCGATCCTCAGCCGTCTGTGCGGACCGGGCATCGTAGTGCCCGACGAAGACTGTCTGCGCGCAATGGCAGTCGCCTTCGCGCGGCTGAAAGTTGTGCTGGAACCAGGGGGCGCGATCGCACTAGCGGCGGCCTTGTATCATGGCGACAAGATCGAAGGTGACGACGTCATCGCAGTGGCATCCGGTGGCAATGTGGATGCGGAAATGTTCCAGATGGCTTTGGCCAAATACGGGGGCGACGTGTGACCGATTTTACCATCGCAAGCTTCAACGTCAAAAACCTGATCGGGCCAGATCAGGAGTATTATCGGTTTGAAAAATATACGCCGGAAGAGCATGCGTGGAAAGAAGACTGGCTTGCTGATCAGGTCTTTACCTTAAACGCGGACATCGTGGGCTTTCAGGAAATATTCGACAAAGCCCCGCTGCAAGATGTGATTGCGGAAGCAGACCGCCGTGGCACCGCGTCCAATGAAGATACGGTGCCGGATCGCAGCAAACGCTACGCCCGCAAAGCGATTTTTCGAAAACTGGCTTACCGCGACTATTCCGAGGCGCATCTGGCCTTCGCCCCCAATATAAATGACGGGGAGCCGGGGGAGCGCCGCCCCGGGCTTGCGATCCTGTCGCGCTTTGGATTTGTCGGGAAGCCTGAGGTGATCCAAGAGGTTGACCCCGACTTGGTAATTCCGTTCGCAATGATGGGTGACGGGGATGGCGGATCGTTCCGGCTTGACCGTCTGTCGCGACCGATCCTGAAGGCCCGCATACCTGTCGGGTCCCAAATCGTTACGGTTTTTAACTGTCACCTGAAATCAAAACTTGGCGAATTTACCCGCCCAAAAGAGGGAGGGCAGTCACCGGAGGTTGATTTGGTCAATTACGATCCGGTGGGTCGGGCGCTCGGTTCGCTCCGTGCTGCCACACGCCGGATGGCCGAGGCTTGGGTGCTGCGTCAACTGATCGTCGAAGAGATTAACAGCGGCATCCCTGTCATCGTTCTGGGCGATTTCAACGACAGCGAGAACGCCGTTAGCTCTGAAATTATTGCTGGTGAACGCCCGTTCAAAAACTACGCATGGATGCGCCGCCACGACGCAAAGTCGGCCAGCGACCGCTACACCGACGCCGAGAACGAGATCATTCAGAACAAGATCAAAGCCGTGCGCCTAGAGAGCTGCGAGAAGCTGTTCGTCCGGAAATCCTTGCGCGACATGGTTTATACCTCCGCGTTTGGTGGGGTTTTCGAAAGCATCGATCAGATTTTGCTGTCGCGTCACTTTACCGGCGGATCGGACCAAATCGGGGAGATGTCTTACTTCTCGGTCTTCAACGATCATCTCACCGACGGCTCGCATGATGAGGCACCTTACAACAAGCTCG
Above is a window of Litoreibacter janthinus DNA encoding:
- a CDS encoding endonuclease/exonuclease/phosphatase family protein, with protein sequence MTDFTIASFNVKNLIGPDQEYYRFEKYTPEEHAWKEDWLADQVFTLNADIVGFQEIFDKAPLQDVIAEADRRGTASNEDTVPDRSKRYARKAIFRKLAYRDYSEAHLAFAPNINDGEPGERRPGLAILSRFGFVGKPEVIQEVDPDLVIPFAMMGDGDGGSFRLDRLSRPILKARIPVGSQIVTVFNCHLKSKLGEFTRPKEGGQSPEVDLVNYDPVGRALGSLRAATRRMAEAWVLRQLIVEEINSGIPVIVLGDFNDSENAVSSEIIAGERPFKNYAWMRRHDAKSASDRYTDAENEIIQNKIKAVRLESCEKLFVRKSLRDMVYTSAFGGVFESIDQILLSRHFTGGSDQIGEMSYFSVFNDHLTDGSHDEAPYNKLASDHGQIMAHLRLWDA